A section of the Pseudophryne corroboree isolate aPseCor3 chromosome 11, aPseCor3.hap2, whole genome shotgun sequence genome encodes:
- the COPB1 gene encoding coatomer subunit beta produces MTAAENVCYTLINVSMDSEPPSEITLKTDLEKGDVKSKTEALKKVIIMILNGEKLPGLLMTIIRFVLPLQDHTIKKLLLVFWEIVPKTTPDGKLLQEMILVCDAYRKDLQHPNEFIRGSTLRFLCKLKEAELLEPLMPAIRACLEHRHSYVRRNAVLAIYTIYRNFEHLIPDAPELIHDFLVNEKDASCKRNAFMMLIHADQDRALDYLSTCIDQVHTFGDILQLVIVELIYKVCHANPSERARFIRCIYNLLQSSSPAVKYEAAGTLVTLSSAPTAVKAAAQCYIDLIIKESDNNVKLIVLDRLVELKDHPSHERVLQDLVMDILRVLTTPDLEVRKKTLQLALDLVSSRNVEELVIVLKKEVIKTNNVTEHEDTDKYRQLLVRTLHSCSVRFPDMAANVIPVLMEFLSDSNEAAAADVLEFVREAVQRFDHLRTLIVEKMLDVFHAIKSVKIYRGALWILGEYCSTKDDIQSVMTEVRRSLGEIPIVETELKKESGETKAEEEVTVGPAQKLVTEMGTYATQSALSSSRTTKKEEERPPLRGFLLDGDFFVAASLATTLTKIALRYVALVQEKKKQNSFVAEAMLLMATIIHLGKSSLPKKPITDDDVDRISLCLKVLSECSPLMNEIFNKECRLSLSHMLSAKLEEEKLSQKKESEKRNVMVQPDDPVSFMQLTAKSEMASKEDQFQLSLLAAMGTTLRKEAADPLASKLNKVTQLTGFSDPVYAEAYVHVNQYDIVLDVLVVNQTSDTLQNCTLELATLGDLKLVEKPSPLTLAPHDFANIKANVKVASTENGIIFGNIVYDVSGAASDRNCVVLSDIHIDIMDYIQPAACTDTEFRQMWAEFEWENKVTVNTNIINLNEYLQHILKSTNMKCLTPEKALSGYCGFMAANLYARSIFGEDALANVSIEKPVHLGPDAPVTGHIRIRAKSQGMALSLGDKINLSQKKSSV; encoded by the exons ATGACAGCCGCTGAGAATGTCTGTTATACCCTCATCAATGTCTCCATGGACTCGGAGCCTCCATCGGAGATCACCCTGAAAACTGACCTGG AGAAGGGGGATGTGAAATCGAAGACTGAGGCTTTGAAGAAAGTGATCATCATGATCCTGAATGGGGAGAAGCTGCCGGGACTCCTCATGACCATCATTCGCTTCGTGTTACCCCTTCAGGACCACACCATCAAGAAACTTCTCCTCGTCTTCTGGGAGATCGTTCCCAAAACCACTCCGGACGGGAAGCTGCTGCAGGAGATGATTCTTGTGTGTGATGCCTACAGGAAG GATCTCCAACATCCCAATGAGTTCATCCGGGGCTCCACCCTGCGCTTCCTGTGTAAGCTGAAGGAGGCCGAGCTGCTGGAGCCGCTAATGCCCGCGATCCGAGCGTGTTTGGAACACCGGCACAGTTACGTCAGGAGGAATGCGGTGCTTGCCATATACACTATATACAG AAACTTTGAACATCTCATCCCGGACGCCCCAGAACTCATCCATGACTTCCTGGTGAATGAGAAAGACGCAAGCTGCAAGAGAAACGCTTTCATGATGCTGATCCACGCTGACCAG GACCGGGCTCTGGATTATCTCAGCACCTGCATTGATCAGGTTCACACGTTCGGGGACATCTTACAGCTGGTGATTGTGGAGCTGATCTACAAG GTGTGTCACGCCAACCCCTCAGAGAGAGCCAGGTTCATCCGCTGTATCTACAACCTCCTGCAGTCATCCAGCCCGGCCGTGAAATACGAGGCAGCTGGGACACTGGTGACACTGTCCAGCGCACCAACCGCCGTCAAG GCTGCAGCCCAGTGCTACATTGACCTGATCATTAAGGAGAGCGACAACAATGTAAAGCTGATTGTGCTGGATCGTTTGGTGGAGCTGAAAGACCACCCATCCCACGAGCGTGTTCTGCAG GATCTGGTCATGGATATCCTGAGAGTCCTCACCACCCCGGACCTGGAGGTGCGCAAGAAAACCCTTCAGCTGGCACTGGACTTAGTGTCCTCGAGGAATGTGGAAGAG TTGGTGATTGTCCTGAAGAAAGAAGTAATAAAGACTAACAACGTGACAGAGCACGAAGACACAGATAAGTACAGACAGCTCCTGGTCCGCACCCTCCATTCCTGCAGTGTCCGCTTCCCGGATATGGCCGCCAACGTCATTCCTGTG CTGATGGAATTCCTGAGCGACAGCAATGAGGCAGCCGCCGCAGATGTCCTGGAGTTTGTGCGAGAAGCCGTTCAGAGATTTGATCACCTGCGGACGCTGATTGTGGAGAAGATGCTGGACGTTTTCCACGCCATTAAGTCCGTCAA GATTTACCGGGGGGCGCTCTGGATTCTAGGAGAATACTGCAGCACCAAAGACGACATTCAGAGCGTGATGACGGAAGTGCGGCGGTCTCTCGGAGAG ATCCCAATTGTAGAGACGGAGCTTAAGAAGGAGTCTGGGGAAACGAAGGCGGAGGAGGAAGTTACTGTTGGCCCAGCCCAGAAACTGGTGACAGAAATGGGCACCTATGCCACTCAGAGTGCCCTCAGCAGCTCCCGGACCACAAAGAAAGAGGAGGAAAG GCCGCCCCTTAGAGGATTTCTGCTGGACGGGGACTTCTTTGTGGCTGCCTCTCTCGCCACCACGCTGACCAAGATCGCACTGCGATACGTGGCTTTGGTTCAGGAGAAGAAGAAACAGAAT TCCTTTGTCGCCGAAGCGATGCTTTTGATGGCCACCATCATCCACCTGGGCAAGTCCTCTCTCCCCAAGAAGCCCATCACCGATGATGATGTGGACAGGATCTCATTGTGTCTGAAGGTTCTCTCGGAATGTTCTCCTCTGATGAACGAGATCTTTAATAAGGAGTGCCGCCTGTCGTTGTCCCACATGCTCTCCGCCAAGCTGGAGGAGGAGAAGCTCTCGCAGAAG AAGGAATCCGAGAAGCGGAATGTGATGGTCCAGCCAGATGACCCCGTCTCCTTCATGCAGCTGACGGCTAAGAGCGAGATGGCGTCGAAGGAAGATCAGTTCCAGCTGAGTTTACTGGCCGCAATGGGAACCACGCTGAGGAAGGAGGCCGCAGATCCTCTGGCATCCAAACTAAATAAA GTGACTCAGCTGACGGGGTTCTCCGATCCGGTATACGCAGAAGCCTACGTACACGTCAACCAGTACGACATAGTCCTGGATGTCTTAGTGGTAAATCAGACCAGCGACACCCTGCAGAACTGCACGCTGGAACTCGCCACACTGG GTGACCTGAAGCTTGTAGAAAAGCCGTCGCCTCTCACCCTCGCGCCGCACGATTTTGCAAACATCAAAGCTAATGTGAAAGTTGCTTCTACAGAGAACGGGATCATTTTTGGTAACATAG TGTATGATGTGTCCGGTGCGGCCAGCGACAGGAACTGCGTGGTCCTCAGCGACATCCACATTGATATCATGGATTACATCCAGCCCGCGGCCTGCACAGACACAGAGTTCAGGCAGATGTGGGCAGAGTTTGAGTGGGAGAACAAG GTCACGGTCAACACCAACATCATAAATCTGAACGAATATCTCCAGCACATCCTGAAGTCCACAAACATGAAGTGTCTGACGCCGGAGAAG